Genomic DNA from Marinobacter sp. MDS2:
ATCCAGAGGCTTACGGCCCCGGATCAGAAGTTTATCCACAATAGTAATCCTGTTCTGTTTAGCCGTTGGCCTGCCGCGCAGCCCACTCGCTCGGAGTAAAGGCTTTCGGGTGAAGAGCGTGAATGGTGCCGTCCATGATGTGCTGGAACAGTACCTTGTTGATCATCTGCTGTCTTTTAATGGTAGGCAGGCCTTCGAATACGTCACCCACTGCAACGACCATGTAGTGGTTGCCATCGACTTGTACCTGAACCTCACAATCAGGCAGGGCCTCTTTAACAAGTTCGGTAACCTGGGCGGCGTCCATAGAAAATCCTCAGCATTATTAAAATCAGGAGCGGAATTGTAACCAATTCCCGAGCGGCGGTCAGCTATGTGGGGAAAATCCGGGCAGATGGGCATCCAGGTTACTCAATGCCGCCAACGACTGTAAGCGGTCACTGGCACCCTCAAAAGAGAGCGCCACCTGTTTGGATTGGGCCAACCGTTGCCAGCACATCAGCATAGACAACACCACACTGTGGGCCGTATCCAGCTGCGCGAGATCAACCCTCAATGCCCCCGTGGCCGAGCCAACGAGATTTTCGCCTTGCTTGCGCAACTCAATCACGGTGTTCGCGTCTACCTTGCCGGTAACACTCAACACCGAACCTTCCAGCTTAACGACCGGGCGAGAGCTGCTCATGAGGCATTCACGTCCTCTTCCAGGTTCAACGATTTGACCGAATCAGTCCAACCGTCAATCACAACCTGAACCTGGCCGCGATTCTCTTCCATTTCCTGAGCAAAACGGTCACGGAAGGCCAAACCGATGTTGACGCCTTCAACAATCACGTTTTCCATCAACCAGCGGTCTTCTTTGTTCTTGTACATCGAGTAGGTCACGGGGTAGCGATTGCCCGAGGCCGTAATCACTACCAACTGCACCGATGCGCGGTTTTCGTTTTGCGGCAGAATCTCTGCTTCCCGCACTTCGATGGTGAAATCATCGGCGGTCACCAATGCTTTGGCATAGCTATCAAACAAACTGCGCTTGAACTTGGCAACAAACTCGTCCCGCTGCTCAGGGGTGGTCTGGCGCGCGTAACGGCCCATAACTCGGGCGGCTATCCGTCGAAAATCCACAAAATCGGTCAACGCGTCTTCCATGCTCTGGTAAAAGGCTTCCGGATCTTTTTCAAACAGGCCTTTTTCCGCGTTCAGCTTCTGTACCAACATTTGGGTGTTGTCGCTGACATATTGTTCCAGCTCGTCCTCTACACCGGCCCAGGCCTGACCTGCAACCATCATCAACAGCGCAACAATAACAAACAGCTTTCGCTTGAAACTTAACATCCTAATCTCCTGTCCTGTAGGGCATCAGCGGCCAGAGGCAAAGTTGCTGATCAATCTTTCCAGATTCATCGCAGACTGGGTGGAATAAAACGTGTCACCCTCGCTCAACGACTCCATATCTCCACCAATCGAAATATCAATGTATTGTTCCCCTAACAGCCCGGAAGTCCGAATCACTGCCGCACTGTCTGCCGGAATGGTATCCACATCCGACTGAATGGCCATGGCTACCCTGGCCTGAAACGTGTTCTTATCGAGACTGATGGACTCGATGGACCCCACGGTCACGCCGGCCATCGATACCTTGCCGCGCGGAGTCAGCCCCCCCACATCGTTAAAGTTCGCGTAGATTGTATACGTCGACGACGCCGACTTGGGCGACAACCCACTCACTTGCAACGCCAAAAACAGCAACGCTGCCAGCCCGGCGATCATGAAGAAACCTACCACTATTTCCGTTGTTCTCTGCACCATAACAGGGCTCCAGAATCCTTATTAGAAATCGCCAAACATGACAGCGGTCAGCACAAAATCGAGGCCGAGCACCGCCAGTGATGAATACACAACCGTTTTGGTCGTCGCAGAACTGATGCCTGCAGACGTAGGCACACAATCATACCCTTGATACACGGCTATCCAGGCACACACGAAACCGAAAACCACACTTTTAACAACGCCGTTAAGCACGTCATCGAGAAAATCGACCGATGACTGCATGTTGCCCCAGAAGGAACCTTCAAATACTCCCAGCCAGTCCACACCTACCAGCATGCCACCCCAGATACCGACAACCGAGAAGATCATCGCCAGTATCGGCATTGCGATGAACCCGGCCCACAAACGGGGTGCAATCACCCGTCGCAAGGGATCAACCCCCATCATCTCCATGCTGGACAGTTGCTCGGTGGCCTTCATCAATCCGATTTCCGCGGTCAATGCTGAGCCCGCACGACCGGCAAACAGAAGCGCTGTTACCACTGGCCCCAGCTCGCGCACCAAGGTGAGCGCAATCATCTGACCAATCGCCGCTTCCGAGCCATAATCACTGAGAATGGTATAGCCCTGCAGGGCCAGCACCATGCCAATAAACAAGCCAGAAACCACTACGATGGCAAGCGAAAGCACACCGACCGCATACAGCTGTTTCACCAGAAGCGGAAAACCTGTCGCAGGTTTGGGCACCCCCACAAGCACGCCGAACAGAAATTGAGTCGCACGGCCCAAAGAGCCCACCACTTCCATACTTCTTCGACCAAAGCCCGCTACATAATCCATCATATCGACACTCCTTTGATACCGAAGTCATCAACAGGCTTGTTCGCCGGATAATGGAAAGGTACCGGACCGTCGGGCTGGCCACTCAAGAACTGTTGCACGAGTTCAGACGGGTGATTCCGCAACTCTTCCGGTGTGCCGGTACCAATCACCTTGCCATCGGCAATAATGCACGCGTAATGGCAGATGCTCAGGGATTCCGGCACATCGTGAGACACCAGTACGCTGGTCAGCCCCATCGAGCTATTGAGATCCCGGATCAACTTGACCAACACACCCATCGCGATCGGATCCTGCCCGGCAAAGGGTTCGTCGTACATGATCAGTTCGGGATCCAGTGCAATACTTCGAGCCAAAGCCACTCGGCGGGTCATGCCACCCGAAAGCTCGGAGGGCATCAGATCACGCGCACCTCGGAGCCCGACCGCTTCCAGCTTCATCAACACGATGTCGCGAATCATGTCTTCCGGCAGAGCGGTATGCACGCGCAGCGGGAAGGCTACGTTCTCGAACACACTGATGTCGGTGAACAAAGCGCCACTCTGAAAGAGCATGCCCATCTTTTCGCGCAGACGGTACAGCTCCTTCCGCTTAAGCTTCGGAACCTCGTGACCGGCCACCATAACCTGACCGGAATCCGGTTTCAGTTGACCACCGATCACCCTGAGCAGCGTGGTCTTGCCGGTGCCACTAGGGCCCATAATGGCGGTAATCTTACCCACGGGAATATCCAGGGTAATGCCATCAAAGATGCGCCGTCCGGAGCGGGAAAACACCACATCCTTTAGCGTAATGTATGCAGATGACTCCATAATCGATCCTTTTCGAGGAGCGCCTACATTAAGATAAGCGTCGCCGGACCTCAATCTCAGGTTGTTAAAATGTACTGATGGCAACGTTCAGTTCCCCTGAACATTGGCAGCCCTACCGGGTATCAGTGATATACTTTCCGCCATAGTCGTCCGTCCCGATAACAGGGCCGGGTCCACAGACCGACCGAGTAAAGCCAGCCGAGATGACAGATTCAAACACTTCAAGTTCCCGGGATTACCGCAACTCCGCCGTTCGGGCCATCCAGATTGAACGGGATGCAATCGAAGCACTTGAACACCGTATCAACGGCGACTTCACCCGTGCCTGCGACATCATCATGGCCTGCAAAGGCCGGGTCGTGGTGACGGGCATGGGCAAATCCGGCCACATCGGAAACAAAATTGCGGCAACACTGGCCAGCACCGGCACACCTTCATTCTTTGTGCATCCGGGCGAAGCCAGTCATGGCGACCTTGGCATGATCACCCCGCAGGACGTTGTCATCGCCATTTCCAACAGCGGCAGCACCAGCGAAGTGGTGACCATTCTACCTTTAATTCGAAGAATGGGCGCGCCACTGATCAGCATGACGGGCAATCCCGACTCATTGCTGGCAAAAGAAGCCGCAGCCAACCTGGACGTGAGCGTTGCCATTGAAGCCTGCCCGCTCGGGCTCGCCCCAACCTCCAGCACGACCGCTACGCTCGTGATGGGCGATGCATTGGCCGTGGCATTGCTGGAAGCCCGCGGGTTCAGCGCGGAGGACTTTGCTTTCTCGCATCCGGGCGGTCGATTGGGGCGTCGCTTACTACTGCGCGTTTCCGACATCATGCACGCAGGCGACAAGGTGCCACGGGTACTTGAAAGCACCACCCTCAGCGGTGCACTTCTGGAGATAACCCGTAAAGGCCTGGGCATGACCACGGTGGTGAACGACGCCGGCGAATTGACGGGCATTTTTACCGACGGCGACCTGCGCCGAACGCTGGACAAATCGGTTGATGTACACACGACCGCCATCAACCAGGTGATGACCCGCAACGGCAAAACCATTCTGGCCGACCAGCTGGCCGCCGACGCGCTCAATATTATGGAAGAGCTAAAGATCAACGCCCTGCCGGTAACCGATACTGACGGCAATCTGGTGGGCGCCATCAACATGCACGACTTGTTGCGGGCGGGGGTTATCTGATGCCAGAACTGACACCCCCCATGAGCCAGCACTGGAGTGACGAGCTTCGCGCCAAAGCCGCCGCCATCAAACTCGTGGCCTTTGATGTAGACGGTATTATGAGTGACGGAAAACTCTACTTCAGTGCCAGCGGCGACGAACTGAAAACGTTCAACATTCTGGACGGATTGGGGCTCAAGCAACTGATGAACGCGGGCATCACCGTTGCCGTGATTACCGGCAGACGCTCGCCACTGACCGAAAAACGCATGAGCGACCTGGGTATCACGCACCTCATGCAAGGCCGGGAAGACAAAAAGGTGGCCCTGCAGGAACTGGTGGCCAACATGGACATCAGCCCCGAGCAAATCGCTTACATGGGCGACGACCTGCCTGACCTCCCTGCCCTGCAATTCGCCGGCCTGGGCATTACCGTACCGAACGGGTATTGGCTGGTCAGGCAGCACGCGGATTATTGCACCACCATTGCCGGCGGCAGTGGTGCCGTGAGAGAAGCCAGCGATTTGATTCTCTGGTCCCAAGACCGGCTTGCGGCAACCCTTGAACCCTATGTGAGCGCCGAATCGTGATCGCGCGTTTGTTCAGTCCCGGAAAAGGCAAAGCCTGGGCCCGAACCCTGGCTTTAGGCGGAACCATTGCGGCCACCTTATTTCTCATGTGGCAAAGCGATGAGCCGCCGGGTAGCCAGGATAATGCCAAGGAACTGCGCGGCCCGGACGAACCGGACGGATTTATCGTTCAGGCCGAATACCGAACCTGGGACGCTCAGGGCAATCCGAAAATCCGGCTGACCAGCCCGCGCATTGAACAGTTCGAAAGCCAAAACCTGGCTGCCATGGAACAACCCCGGGCAACCCTGCACGGTGAAGGCGACCCGGTGCCGTGGAATATTGAAGCGGATCAAGGTAGCCTTCTGCAAAATGAGGGTCTGGTCAATCTGCACGGTAACGTGGTGATCCATCGCCAGTTAAGCGGCGCTGACACCACCTTCAAAACCGACGAACTAACCCTCAACAACACCGAGGGTACCGTGTACACCGACCAACCGGTGACCATCACCGAACCGCACGGAACCACAAAGGCAACGGGCATGAAAGCCTGGCTAGACGACCGAATTCTGGAACTCAATTCCCAAGTGGAAGGGCATTATGATCCCATCAGGTAACCGACTTCTTTTTCCGCTGATTATGGCCGCTACCTTTCTGGCCAATACGGCGGCCGCCTTCACTCTGGACTCCGACGAGCCCATTAAAGTCAGCGCCAACTCCGCCCGTCTGGATGACAGCGCGGGCACTGCCATCTACACCGGTGCCGTGGAATTGGTGCAAGGCAGCGTTAAGCTGGATGCCGAACGGGTTGTACTTTATCGCAGCCCACAGGGACTTAGCCGCATTGAAGCAAGCGGCTCCCCCGCTCATTATCGCCAGCCGTCCCAGGATCAAACGGCCGTTATCAATGCCGAGGCACTGAACATTACCTGGTCGGCCAAAGACAGCCAGCTGACCTTCGAGCGAGAAGCCTTGATCGAACAAGG
This window encodes:
- a CDS encoding BolA family protein: MDAAQVTELVKEALPDCEVQVQVDGNHYMVVAVGDVFEGLPTIKRQQMINKVLFQHIMDGTIHALHPKAFTPSEWAARQANG
- a CDS encoding lipid asymmetry maintenance protein MlaB codes for the protein MSSSRPVVKLEGSVLSVTGKVDANTVIELRKQGENLVGSATGALRVDLAQLDTAHSVVLSMLMCWQRLAQSKQVALSFEGASDRLQSLAALSNLDAHLPGFSPHS
- a CDS encoding phospholipid-binding protein MlaC, whose translation is MLSFKRKLFVIVALLMMVAGQAWAGVEDELEQYVSDNTQMLVQKLNAEKGLFEKDPEAFYQSMEDALTDFVDFRRIAARVMGRYARQTTPEQRDEFVAKFKRSLFDSYAKALVTADDFTIEVREAEILPQNENRASVQLVVITASGNRYPVTYSMYKNKEDRWLMENVIVEGVNIGLAFRDRFAQEMEENRGQVQVVIDGWTDSVKSLNLEEDVNAS
- the mlaD gene encoding outer membrane lipid asymmetry maintenance protein MlaD codes for the protein MVQRTTEIVVGFFMIAGLAALLFLALQVSGLSPKSASSTYTIYANFNDVGGLTPRGKVSMAGVTVGSIESISLDKNTFQARVAMAIQSDVDTIPADSAAVIRTSGLLGEQYIDISIGGDMESLSEGDTFYSTQSAMNLERLISNFASGR
- the mlaE gene encoding lipid asymmetry maintenance ABC transporter permease subunit MlaE; the protein is MMDYVAGFGRRSMEVVGSLGRATQFLFGVLVGVPKPATGFPLLVKQLYAVGVLSLAIVVVSGLFIGMVLALQGYTILSDYGSEAAIGQMIALTLVRELGPVVTALLFAGRAGSALTAEIGLMKATEQLSSMEMMGVDPLRRVIAPRLWAGFIAMPILAMIFSVVGIWGGMLVGVDWLGVFEGSFWGNMQSSVDFLDDVLNGVVKSVVFGFVCAWIAVYQGYDCVPTSAGISSATTKTVVYSSLAVLGLDFVLTAVMFGDF
- a CDS encoding ABC transporter ATP-binding protein, with amino-acid sequence MESSAYITLKDVVFSRSGRRIFDGITLDIPVGKITAIMGPSGTGKTTLLRVIGGQLKPDSGQVMVAGHEVPKLKRKELYRLREKMGMLFQSGALFTDISVFENVAFPLRVHTALPEDMIRDIVLMKLEAVGLRGARDLMPSELSGGMTRRVALARSIALDPELIMYDEPFAGQDPIAMGVLVKLIRDLNSSMGLTSVLVSHDVPESLSICHYACIIADGKVIGTGTPEELRNHPSELVQQFLSGQPDGPVPFHYPANKPVDDFGIKGVSI
- a CDS encoding KpsF/GutQ family sugar-phosphate isomerase, whose product is MTDSNTSSSRDYRNSAVRAIQIERDAIEALEHRINGDFTRACDIIMACKGRVVVTGMGKSGHIGNKIAATLASTGTPSFFVHPGEASHGDLGMITPQDVVIAISNSGSTSEVVTILPLIRRMGAPLISMTGNPDSLLAKEAAANLDVSVAIEACPLGLAPTSSTTATLVMGDALAVALLEARGFSAEDFAFSHPGGRLGRRLLLRVSDIMHAGDKVPRVLESTTLSGALLEITRKGLGMTTVVNDAGELTGIFTDGDLRRTLDKSVDVHTTAINQVMTRNGKTILADQLAADALNIMEELKINALPVTDTDGNLVGAINMHDLLRAGVI
- a CDS encoding HAD family hydrolase; the protein is MPELTPPMSQHWSDELRAKAAAIKLVAFDVDGIMSDGKLYFSASGDELKTFNILDGLGLKQLMNAGITVAVITGRRSPLTEKRMSDLGITHLMQGREDKKVALQELVANMDISPEQIAYMGDDLPDLPALQFAGLGITVPNGYWLVRQHADYCTTIAGGSGAVREASDLILWSQDRLAATLEPYVSAES
- the lptC gene encoding LPS export ABC transporter periplasmic protein LptC; translation: MIARLFSPGKGKAWARTLALGGTIAATLFLMWQSDEPPGSQDNAKELRGPDEPDGFIVQAEYRTWDAQGNPKIRLTSPRIEQFESQNLAAMEQPRATLHGEGDPVPWNIEADQGSLLQNEGLVNLHGNVVIHRQLSGADTTFKTDELTLNNTEGTVYTDQPVTITEPHGTTKATGMKAWLDDRILELNSQVEGHYDPIR
- the lptA gene encoding lipopolysaccharide transport periplasmic protein LptA — its product is MIPSGNRLLFPLIMAATFLANTAAAFTLDSDEPIKVSANSARLDDSAGTAIYTGAVELVQGSVKLDAERVVLYRSPQGLSRIEASGSPAHYRQPSQDQTAVINAEALNITWSAKDSQLTFEREALIEQGGSTFRGDVIHYDTVNRVVTAEGGNSEGTSSGRVEMVIQPRSSGQ